A part of Aquila chrysaetos chrysaetos chromosome 14, bAquChr1.4, whole genome shotgun sequence genomic DNA contains:
- the LOC115350727 gene encoding fibrinogen-like protein 1 isoform X4 gives MSVTMPWLLLLLLLVSFGSPAPRFSEKDICLLDNNKLRQKLKQLQDLFYLYELQLKDILENTYHRTKSGLFAGNRSVQHEMLLPTTSGNLIVYDQDCSAVYNRKKTKTGYYRIRPRADREPFLAFCDMSDGGGWTVIQRRSNGKENFNRKWDDYKLGFGKFQGKNDEYWLGNDHIYDLLARGESSLKIDLMDWQGERRYAVYENFQLANEQDNYRLWFGTYSGNAGDALSGGSNFEDQWSASHRGMQFTTSDKDHDRFLAGNCASENKGGWWFNSNFQDFSGECL, from the exons ATGAGTGTAACGatgccctggctgctgctgctccttctcctggtcagcTTCGGCTCACCTGCACCCAGGTTTTCG GAAAAAGATATCTGCCTCCTAGACAACAATAAATTAAGACAAAAGTTGAAACAGCTTCAAGACTTGTTTTACTTATACGAACTGCAACTGAAGGACATCCTGGAGAACACTTACCACAGAACAAAAAGTGGGCTGTTCGCAGGCAACAGGAGTGTGCAGCATGAGATGCTTTTACCCACAACCAGTGGAAATTTGATAGTCTATGACCAAG ATTGCTCTGCAGTGTATAATCGCAAAAAGACCAAAACCGGCTACTATCGGATCAGGCCCAGAGCAGACCGAGAGCCTTTCCTGGCATTCTGTGACATGTCTGACGGCGGGGGGTGGACTGTCATTCAGCGGCGGAGTAACGGCAAGGAGAATTTCAACAG GAAATGGGATGATTACAAACTGGGATTTGGGAAATTTCAGGGCAAGAATGATGAGTACTGGCTGGGCAACGACCACATCTATGACCTGCTCGCTAGAG GAGAGAGCTCATTAAAGATTGACCTGATGGACTGGCAGGGGGAAAGACGTTATGCAGTCTATGAAAATTTCCAGCTTGCAAATGAGCAG GACAATTACAGGTTATGGTTCGGCACCTATTCTGGTAATGCTGGCGACGCTCTGTCTGGTGGGAGCAATTTTGAAGATCAGTGGTCAGCCTCTCACAGAGGGATGCAGTTCACCACATCTGACAAGGATCACGATCGATTCCTGGCAGGCAACTGTGCGTCAGAGAACAAGGGCGGTTGGTGGTTTAACAG caattTTCAGGACTTCAGTGGAGAGTGTTTATGA
- the LOC115350727 gene encoding fibrinogen-like protein 1 isoform X3, with amino-acid sequence MSVTMPWLLLLLLLVSFGSPAPRFSEKDICLLDNNKLRQKLKQLQDLFYLYELQLKDILENTYHRTKSGLFAGNRSVQHEMLLPTTSGNLIVYDQDCSAVYNRKKTKTGYYRIRPRADREPFLAFCDMSDGGGWTVIQRRSNGKENFNRKWDDYKLGFGKFQGKNDEYWLGNDHIYDLLARGESSLKIDLMDWQGERRYAVYENFQLANEQDNYRLWFGTYSGNAGDALSGGSNFEDQWSASHRGMQFTTSDKDHDRFLAGNCASENKGGWWFNRESGDGENSQGS; translated from the exons ATGAGTGTAACGatgccctggctgctgctgctccttctcctggtcagcTTCGGCTCACCTGCACCCAGGTTTTCG GAAAAAGATATCTGCCTCCTAGACAACAATAAATTAAGACAAAAGTTGAAACAGCTTCAAGACTTGTTTTACTTATACGAACTGCAACTGAAGGACATCCTGGAGAACACTTACCACAGAACAAAAAGTGGGCTGTTCGCAGGCAACAGGAGTGTGCAGCATGAGATGCTTTTACCCACAACCAGTGGAAATTTGATAGTCTATGACCAAG ATTGCTCTGCAGTGTATAATCGCAAAAAGACCAAAACCGGCTACTATCGGATCAGGCCCAGAGCAGACCGAGAGCCTTTCCTGGCATTCTGTGACATGTCTGACGGCGGGGGGTGGACTGTCATTCAGCGGCGGAGTAACGGCAAGGAGAATTTCAACAG GAAATGGGATGATTACAAACTGGGATTTGGGAAATTTCAGGGCAAGAATGATGAGTACTGGCTGGGCAACGACCACATCTATGACCTGCTCGCTAGAG GAGAGAGCTCATTAAAGATTGACCTGATGGACTGGCAGGGGGAAAGACGTTATGCAGTCTATGAAAATTTCCAGCTTGCAAATGAGCAG GACAATTACAGGTTATGGTTCGGCACCTATTCTGGTAATGCTGGCGACGCTCTGTCTGGTGGGAGCAATTTTGAAGATCAGTGGTCAGCCTCTCACAGAGGGATGCAGTTCACCACATCTGACAAGGATCACGATCGATTCCTGGCAGGCAACTGTGCGTCAGAGAACAAGGGCGGTTGGTGGTTTAACAG AGAGAGCGGAGACGGTGAGAACAGTCAGGGCAGCTGA
- the LOC115350727 gene encoding fibrinogen-like protein 1 isoform X2: protein MSVTMPWLLLLLLLVSFGSPAPRFSEKDICLLDNNKLRQKLKQLQDLFYLYELQLKDILENTYHRTKSGLFAGNRSVQHEMLLPTTSGNLIVYDQDCSAVYNRKKTKTGYYRIRPRADREPFLAFCDMSDGGGWTVIQRRSNGKENFNRKWDDYKLGFGKFQGKNDEYWLGNDHIYDLLARGESSLKIDLMDWQGERRYAVYENFQLANEQDNYRLWFGTYSGNAGDALSGGSNFEDQWSASHRGMQFTTSDKDHDRFLAGNCASENKGGWWFNRCHAVNLNGWYYRTGRYNGSHDNGIVWSTWHGMWYSLKYSAMKIRPPFFVDRESGDGENSQGS, encoded by the exons ATGAGTGTAACGatgccctggctgctgctgctccttctcctggtcagcTTCGGCTCACCTGCACCCAGGTTTTCG GAAAAAGATATCTGCCTCCTAGACAACAATAAATTAAGACAAAAGTTGAAACAGCTTCAAGACTTGTTTTACTTATACGAACTGCAACTGAAGGACATCCTGGAGAACACTTACCACAGAACAAAAAGTGGGCTGTTCGCAGGCAACAGGAGTGTGCAGCATGAGATGCTTTTACCCACAACCAGTGGAAATTTGATAGTCTATGACCAAG ATTGCTCTGCAGTGTATAATCGCAAAAAGACCAAAACCGGCTACTATCGGATCAGGCCCAGAGCAGACCGAGAGCCTTTCCTGGCATTCTGTGACATGTCTGACGGCGGGGGGTGGACTGTCATTCAGCGGCGGAGTAACGGCAAGGAGAATTTCAACAG GAAATGGGATGATTACAAACTGGGATTTGGGAAATTTCAGGGCAAGAATGATGAGTACTGGCTGGGCAACGACCACATCTATGACCTGCTCGCTAGAG GAGAGAGCTCATTAAAGATTGACCTGATGGACTGGCAGGGGGAAAGACGTTATGCAGTCTATGAAAATTTCCAGCTTGCAAATGAGCAG GACAATTACAGGTTATGGTTCGGCACCTATTCTGGTAATGCTGGCGACGCTCTGTCTGGTGGGAGCAATTTTGAAGATCAGTGGTCAGCCTCTCACAGAGGGATGCAGTTCACCACATCTGACAAGGATCACGATCGATTCCTGGCAGGCAACTGTGCGTCAGAGAACAAGGGCGGTTGGTGGTTTAACAG GTGCCATGCTGTAAACCTCAATGGATGGTACTACAGAACAGGAAGGTACAATGGATCCCATGATAATGGCATAGTGTGGTCCACGTGGCATGGGATGTGGTACTCGCTAAAATACTCAGCCATGAAAATCAGGCCTCCGTTCTTTGTTGACAGAGAGAGCGGAGACGGTGAGAACAGTCAGGGCAGCTGA
- the LOC115350727 gene encoding fibrinogen-like protein 1 isoform X1, producing the protein MSVTMPWLLLLLLLVSFGSPAPRFSEKDICLLDNNKLRQKLKQLQDLFYLYELQLKDILENTYHRTKSGLFAGNRSVQHEMLLPTTSGNLIVYDQDCSAVYNRKKTKTGYYRIRPRADREPFLAFCDMSDGGGWTVIQRRSNGKENFNRKWDDYKLGFGKFQGKNDEYWLGNDHIYDLLARGESSLKIDLMDWQGERRYAVYENFQLANEQDNYRLWFGTYSGNAGDALSGGSNFEDQWSASHRGMQFTTSDKDHDRFLAGNCASENKGGWWFNRYGKQPIPLGCIGCGWLYSREDLPALQQLEVAVCTCHLAQPNLRCSHLQILKGKQSASFIMKQSG; encoded by the exons ATGAGTGTAACGatgccctggctgctgctgctccttctcctggtcagcTTCGGCTCACCTGCACCCAGGTTTTCG GAAAAAGATATCTGCCTCCTAGACAACAATAAATTAAGACAAAAGTTGAAACAGCTTCAAGACTTGTTTTACTTATACGAACTGCAACTGAAGGACATCCTGGAGAACACTTACCACAGAACAAAAAGTGGGCTGTTCGCAGGCAACAGGAGTGTGCAGCATGAGATGCTTTTACCCACAACCAGTGGAAATTTGATAGTCTATGACCAAG ATTGCTCTGCAGTGTATAATCGCAAAAAGACCAAAACCGGCTACTATCGGATCAGGCCCAGAGCAGACCGAGAGCCTTTCCTGGCATTCTGTGACATGTCTGACGGCGGGGGGTGGACTGTCATTCAGCGGCGGAGTAACGGCAAGGAGAATTTCAACAG GAAATGGGATGATTACAAACTGGGATTTGGGAAATTTCAGGGCAAGAATGATGAGTACTGGCTGGGCAACGACCACATCTATGACCTGCTCGCTAGAG GAGAGAGCTCATTAAAGATTGACCTGATGGACTGGCAGGGGGAAAGACGTTATGCAGTCTATGAAAATTTCCAGCTTGCAAATGAGCAG GACAATTACAGGTTATGGTTCGGCACCTATTCTGGTAATGCTGGCGACGCTCTGTCTGGTGGGAGCAATTTTGAAGATCAGTGGTCAGCCTCTCACAGAGGGATGCAGTTCACCACATCTGACAAGGATCACGATCGATTCCTGGCAGGCAACTGTGCGTCAGAGAACAAGGGCGGTTGGTGGTTTAACAGGTATGGAAAACAGCCGATTCCTCTCGGATGCATAGGGTGTGGGTGGCTGTACAGCCGAGAGGACTTGCCTGCCTTACAGCAGCTGGAGGTTGCTGTGTGCACTTGCCACCTCGCACAGCCAAATCTAAGATGCTCACACCTACAGATCCTCAAAGGAAAGCAATCTGCTTCTTTCATTATGAAGCAAAGCGGGTAA